In Pseudomonas sp. MM213, a genomic segment contains:
- a CDS encoding M20 aminoacylase family protein, translating into MIDDHEFHAQLVSWRHHLHQHPEVGFEEIHTSDYVADALASMGLEVHRGIGGTGLVASLKVGDSPAVVGLRADMDALHIHEDAPGRHHASVTAGKMHACGHDGHMSMILGAARLLTTTRDFNGTVRFIFQPAEEHGCGAKAMIADGLFDRFPVDAIYGAHNMPGLPAGTIATRSGGIMASEDNFVIRIKGQGTHAARPHMGVDPIVIASEVVLALQTVISRNLDPSVPAVISCTEFITDGIRNAIPTHVVIKGDTRSYAPEVQAMLERRMRDICEGICRLHGASCEFEYTHEFAPTVNWEKCTPIAVAAATRIVGPDRVNADIQPMMISEDFGAFLQVVPGNFVFIGNGDTADEGGTPLHNARYDFNDNVLATGAHYFAEVARTALAAE; encoded by the coding sequence GTGATCGACGACCACGAGTTTCACGCGCAGCTGGTCAGCTGGCGTCACCACCTCCATCAACATCCAGAAGTCGGTTTCGAGGAAATCCACACCTCCGACTACGTGGCTGATGCGCTCGCGTCGATGGGCCTTGAGGTGCATCGGGGCATTGGCGGCACAGGCCTGGTCGCCAGTTTGAAGGTCGGAGACAGTCCGGCGGTGGTGGGGCTTCGGGCCGACATGGATGCACTGCACATTCACGAAGATGCTCCGGGGCGGCATCACGCCTCGGTAACCGCAGGAAAAATGCATGCCTGCGGTCATGACGGCCACATGTCCATGATCCTCGGCGCCGCCAGGCTGCTGACCACCACTCGTGATTTCAACGGAACGGTACGCTTCATTTTCCAGCCCGCCGAAGAACACGGCTGTGGCGCCAAAGCGATGATCGCTGATGGCCTGTTTGATCGTTTCCCGGTGGATGCGATCTACGGCGCTCACAACATGCCGGGGCTGCCTGCCGGCACAATCGCGACGCGCTCTGGAGGGATCATGGCCAGTGAGGACAACTTCGTTATCCGTATCAAGGGCCAGGGCACGCACGCGGCACGACCGCACATGGGGGTTGACCCGATCGTCATCGCTTCCGAGGTGGTGCTGGCGCTGCAAACGGTGATTTCCCGCAACCTCGACCCGAGCGTTCCGGCCGTGATTTCCTGCACAGAGTTCATCACCGACGGCATCCGCAATGCGATTCCAACCCACGTCGTCATCAAGGGCGACACGCGCAGCTACGCGCCCGAAGTCCAGGCCATGCTGGAAAGGCGCATGCGAGACATCTGCGAAGGCATTTGCAGGCTCCACGGCGCATCGTGCGAGTTCGAATACACCCATGAATTCGCGCCCACCGTGAACTGGGAAAAGTGCACCCCCATCGCTGTCGCAGCGGCGACCCGAATTGTTGGCCCGGACCGGGTGAATGCGGACATCCAGCCGATGATGATTTCAGAGGATTTCGGCGCGTTCCTGCAGGTCGTACCCGGCAATTTCGTGTTTATCGGCAACGGTGACACAGCGGATGAAGGGGGGACTCCGCTTCACAATGCCAGGTATGACTTCAACGACAATGTGCTGGCCACGGGGGCGCACTATTTCGCCGAAGTTGCCCGTACAGCACTCGCTGCGGAATAA
- a CDS encoding amino acid ABC transporter permease: protein MQSSDWITLVYAAWTTLWVSGISIVLGIILGLVVAMLRAAKIPVLSQALAVYVSLIRATPMVTLVLFLFVIAPSIGWEVDARVVAIAAMTLNTTAFNAEIWRSALTSFSREQLEAAKAAGMTTGLTLRRIMLPQMLTTSLPGLVNEMSLLVKSSPAIAMIGIVDLTRVTNRIAAVTYDPLPPILAAGLLYIVIIGGLVRFQRIADSRAKRLAM, encoded by the coding sequence ATGCAAAGCAGTGACTGGATCACGCTTGTGTACGCGGCCTGGACGACCCTTTGGGTGTCCGGCATTTCTATCGTGCTTGGCATCATTCTGGGGCTGGTTGTTGCCATGTTGCGGGCGGCAAAAATCCCGGTCTTGAGCCAGGCCCTCGCGGTCTATGTCAGTTTGATCAGAGCGACACCGATGGTCACGCTGGTGCTGTTTCTGTTTGTGATTGCGCCCTCCATCGGCTGGGAAGTCGACGCCCGGGTGGTGGCCATTGCGGCCATGACCCTCAACACCACGGCGTTCAACGCCGAGATCTGGCGCAGCGCCCTGACCAGTTTCTCGCGCGAACAACTGGAAGCGGCAAAAGCCGCCGGCATGACCACGGGGCTGACACTTCGCCGCATCATGCTCCCGCAGATGTTGACCACCAGCCTTCCCGGGCTTGTGAACGAAATGTCCCTGTTGGTCAAAAGCAGTCCCGCGATCGCCATGATCGGCATTGTGGACCTGACGCGCGTGACGAATCGGATCGCTGCCGTCACTTACGATCCGCTTCCTCCCATCCTCGCGGCGGGCCTGCTTTACATCGTGATCATCGGTGGACTTGTCCGCTTCCAGAGAATTGCAGACTCGCGCGCCAAGCGCCTGGCCATGTAG
- a CDS encoding bile acid:sodium symporter family protein: MTRPRFLPDNFTLTLIGVVILASLLPASGQVAVGFGWLTNIAIALLFFLHGAKLSRESIIAGAGHWRLHLLVFSLTFVLFPLLGLALKPLLSPMIGADLYMGMLYLCALPATVQSAIAFTSLARGNIPAAICSAAASSLFGIFLTPLLVTLLLNVHGEGGSTLDAILKISVQLLLPFIAGQIARRWIGAWVARNKSWLKFVDQGSILLVVYGAFSEAVIEGIWHQIPLWELAGLVVACCILLALVLLASTVLGKAFGFNQEDRITILFCGSKKSLATGVPMAQVLFAGSTMGVLILPLMLFHQIQLMVCAVLAQRYANRKETIPELMAQVDP; this comes from the coding sequence ATGACCCGCCCCCGTTTTTTACCCGACAACTTCACCCTGACCCTGATCGGCGTGGTGATTCTCGCCAGCCTGCTGCCCGCCAGTGGTCAGGTCGCGGTCGGTTTTGGCTGGCTGACCAACATCGCCATTGCCCTGCTGTTTTTCCTGCATGGCGCCAAACTGTCGCGTGAATCGATCATCGCCGGGGCCGGTCACTGGCGCCTGCATTTGCTGGTGTTCAGCCTGACGTTTGTCCTGTTCCCCTTGCTTGGGCTGGCACTCAAACCCTTGCTGTCGCCGATGATCGGCGCCGACCTGTACATGGGCATGCTTTACCTCTGCGCGCTGCCCGCTACGGTGCAGTCAGCGATTGCGTTCACGTCCCTGGCGCGCGGGAATATTCCTGCGGCGATTTGCAGTGCGGCGGCCTCCAGCCTGTTCGGGATTTTCCTCACGCCGTTGCTGGTGACTTTACTGCTGAATGTGCACGGCGAAGGCGGCTCGACGCTCGATGCAATTCTGAAGATCAGCGTGCAACTGCTGCTGCCGTTCATTGCCGGACAGATCGCCCGACGCTGGATCGGCGCCTGGGTTGCGCGCAACAAGAGCTGGCTGAAATTCGTCGACCAGGGCTCGATCCTGTTGGTGGTTTACGGCGCGTTCAGCGAGGCGGTGATCGAAGGGATCTGGCATCAGATACCACTCTGGGAACTGGCCGGACTGGTGGTCGCTTGCTGCATTTTGCTGGCGTTGGTCTTGCTGGCGTCCACCGTGCTGGGCAAGGCGTTCGGCTTCAATCAGGAAGACCGCATCACCATCCTGTTCTGTGGTTCGAAGAAGAGCCTGGCCACCGGCGTGCCGATGGCCCAGGTCCTGTTCGCCGGCAGCACCATGGGGGTGTTGATCCTGCCGTTGATGCTGTTCCACCAGATTCAACTGATGGTCTGCGCCGTGTTGGCGCAGCGCTATGCCAATCGCAAGGAAACCATCCCTGAACTCATGGCTCAGGTTGATCCTTGA
- a CDS encoding winged helix-turn-helix transcriptional regulator: MSTNIAAPDTLCPIARAETVVGDRWTVLVLRELFMGSHRYDEIQAQTGGTPQMVATRLKNLEADGLVERRLYNERPPRYEYHLTAKGQAFYSVVLALRAWGETWCKSPEEGLAVVYTHKTCGEPAGLGPLCAHCGELLRREELISEQSAAYRAERQARREAFKGSRSA, encoded by the coding sequence ATGTCGACCAACATTGCTGCTCCCGACACTCTATGCCCGATTGCGCGGGCCGAAACAGTCGTGGGCGACCGCTGGACCGTGCTGGTCCTGCGTGAGTTGTTCATGGGAAGTCATCGATATGACGAGATCCAGGCGCAGACCGGCGGCACCCCGCAAATGGTCGCTACACGCCTGAAAAACCTGGAAGCCGATGGCCTGGTAGAACGCCGCCTCTACAACGAACGGCCACCGCGCTACGAGTACCACCTCACCGCGAAAGGGCAGGCCTTCTACTCGGTGGTGTTGGCACTGCGTGCCTGGGGCGAAACCTGGTGCAAGTCGCCGGAAGAAGGGTTGGCGGTGGTGTACACCCACAAAACCTGTGGCGAGCCCGCCGGGTTAGGGCCGCTGTGCGCACATTGCGGTGAGCTGTTGCGCCGCGAAGAGTTGATCAGTGAGCAGAGCGCGGCATACCGCGCAGAGAGGCAGGCGCGGCGTGAGGCGTTCAAGGGCAGTCGAAGCGCGTAG
- a CDS encoding amino acid ABC transporter ATP-binding protein has product MNKSAPVVEIRDLHKHFAGIEVLRGINLKVERGQTVSILGSSGSGKSTMLRCINWLEVPDTGEIYIGGDRMGVKSGGGKAMSNRELAAMRARTAMVFQSFNLWPHLTVLQNVTEAPIHVMGVSRKEANDQAVALLEKVGLSHKHDAYPWSLSGGQRQRVAIARALAMNPQVILFDEPTSALDPELVGEVLAVMRSLAEDGFTMVIVTHEMEFARAVSNEVVFIEKGQIIERAAPEKFFTNSDSERVRQFLGRYRTTTA; this is encoded by the coding sequence ATGAATAAGTCCGCCCCGGTCGTTGAAATCCGCGACCTGCATAAACACTTCGCCGGCATTGAGGTGCTTCGCGGCATCAACCTCAAGGTCGAGCGAGGACAGACTGTCAGCATTCTGGGCTCTTCCGGCTCAGGCAAATCCACCATGTTGCGTTGCATCAACTGGCTGGAAGTGCCTGATACCGGTGAAATCTACATCGGCGGTGATCGCATGGGCGTTAAAAGTGGCGGCGGCAAAGCCATGTCCAATCGCGAACTGGCGGCGATGCGCGCAAGAACCGCCATGGTGTTCCAGAGCTTCAATCTCTGGCCCCATCTGACGGTGCTTCAGAATGTCACCGAGGCGCCTATTCACGTCATGGGTGTCAGTCGCAAAGAGGCCAACGATCAGGCGGTTGCGCTGCTGGAGAAAGTCGGCCTGTCGCACAAGCACGATGCTTATCCCTGGTCGTTGTCAGGAGGCCAACGACAGCGGGTTGCCATTGCGCGAGCCTTGGCGATGAACCCGCAAGTCATCTTGTTCGATGAACCGACATCTGCGCTCGATCCAGAACTGGTCGGGGAAGTCCTGGCGGTGATGCGCTCACTGGCCGAGGACGGTTTCACGATGGTCATCGTGACCCATGAAATGGAATTTGCCCGCGCCGTCTCCAACGAGGTCGTGTTCATTGAAAAAGGACAGATCATTGAAAGAGCCGCACCGGAAAAATTCTTTACCAACTCAGACAGTGAACGCGTTCGGCAATTTTTGGGGCGTTACAGAACGACCACGGCATGA
- a CDS encoding amino acid ABC transporter permease, whose amino-acid sequence MNGIKMLWDNLDVFAAGLQNTLILFGVSSACSFMLACVIAFLLEGQDNLFRRLVRWALDLMRMLPFLIFLYLLYYGLPNLGISLDVWSAGFIALITYHGAYFAEILRAARTALPAGQAEAAYAHGFVNSNMYWRILLPQMVMRSGPLFGNQLVCLLKDTAFLSIITLMDLTAAASAVQAKYFVPLPPFIFVIALYWSITLLVEALLRRLGRRAQKRGLVHE is encoded by the coding sequence ATGAACGGAATCAAAATGCTGTGGGACAACCTGGACGTGTTCGCGGCCGGGCTGCAGAACACACTCATACTCTTTGGCGTGTCGTCTGCCTGCTCATTTATGTTGGCCTGCGTTATCGCTTTCCTGCTGGAAGGACAGGACAACCTGTTTCGACGGCTTGTTCGCTGGGCGCTGGACCTGATGCGAATGCTGCCCTTCCTGATCTTCCTGTACCTCCTTTACTACGGGCTTCCCAACCTGGGTATCAGCCTGGATGTATGGTCGGCGGGTTTCATTGCCCTGATTACGTATCACGGTGCCTATTTCGCCGAGATCCTGCGGGCGGCAAGAACCGCGCTGCCCGCAGGCCAGGCGGAAGCGGCCTATGCCCACGGCTTCGTCAACTCAAACATGTACTGGAGGATTCTCCTCCCGCAAATGGTGATGCGTTCCGGGCCGCTCTTTGGCAACCAATTGGTCTGCCTGCTGAAGGACACCGCCTTCCTGTCGATCATCACATTGATGGATCTGACGGCTGCGGCCTCTGCTGTACAAGCCAAATATTTTGTTCCGTTGCCGCCCTTCATATTCGTGATCGCACTGTATTGGTCCATCACCCTGTTGGTTGAGGCATTACTTCGTCGCCTGGGTCGCCGAGCGCAGAAAAGAGGATTGGTCCATGAATAA
- a CDS encoding aldehyde dehydrogenase (NADP(+)), producing MKLTGNLIIGTHDVAATEGTMKALNPATNTLIEPDFALGGVAQVHQAATLADEAFDSYSHTSLARRAAFLESIADNLEATRKELAARAALETGLPEAQLEGEASRAAVQFRQFAEVVRKGRFLQLAIDPAQPDRQPRPRMDHRLQKMAIGPVAIFGASNFPIAYSVAGGDTASALAAGATVILKAHNAHPGASEIQARAIQKAVQEHGLHEGVFSMVRGSGNTIGEALVDHPLIKAVTFTGSEQGGMALYRRAQLRPDPIPVFTEMTSINPTFILPAALAERGAQIGDGFIERMLVNVGQACLRPALLIAIKGAGLEALRAAMVQRVSEAAARTMLTPGIHASYLNGLTAMENAGAQRIAEGTAASADVDGQSALLEVTGQRFLEEAALSQEVFGPSALLVTVEDEAELLAIARSLKGQLSAALHLETTDLPLARRLLPVLERRTGRIVVNAFAHPQEVTHATVHGGPFPATSDSRFTSVGMTSIERFLRPVAYQGFPDALLPEALRDFNPLGLPRLVDGQ from the coding sequence ATGAAACTGACAGGAAACCTGATCATCGGGACCCACGATGTCGCGGCCACCGAAGGAACGATGAAAGCGCTCAACCCCGCGACCAACACGTTGATCGAACCGGATTTTGCCCTCGGCGGCGTCGCGCAAGTCCACCAGGCAGCAACGCTCGCCGACGAAGCGTTCGACAGTTACAGCCATACGTCGCTCGCACGGCGCGCGGCGTTTCTCGAGAGCATTGCCGACAATCTTGAGGCCACCCGCAAGGAGCTGGCGGCACGGGCCGCGCTCGAAACGGGCCTGCCGGAAGCTCAGCTTGAGGGCGAAGCGAGCAGAGCCGCCGTCCAGTTCCGTCAGTTCGCGGAGGTCGTGCGCAAAGGCCGCTTCCTGCAACTGGCCATCGATCCGGCACAACCTGATCGTCAACCTCGCCCGCGCATGGACCATCGCCTGCAGAAAATGGCCATCGGCCCGGTGGCCATTTTCGGTGCGAGCAACTTTCCGATTGCCTATTCCGTGGCCGGTGGCGACACCGCTTCGGCATTGGCCGCCGGCGCGACCGTCATCCTCAAAGCACACAACGCCCATCCGGGTGCTTCGGAAATCCAGGCTCGGGCCATCCAAAAGGCCGTGCAGGAGCACGGGTTGCATGAGGGGGTTTTCTCGATGGTACGCGGCAGCGGCAACACCATCGGCGAAGCGCTGGTCGATCATCCTTTGATTAAAGCCGTGACGTTTACCGGTTCGGAACAAGGCGGCATGGCGCTGTATCGGCGTGCGCAGCTGCGGCCCGATCCCATCCCGGTGTTTACCGAAATGACCAGCATCAACCCCACGTTCATCCTGCCCGCAGCCCTGGCCGAGCGCGGCGCGCAGATCGGCGATGGCTTTATCGAGCGCATGCTGGTCAATGTCGGGCAAGCCTGTCTCAGGCCCGCGCTGCTGATCGCGATCAAAGGCGCCGGCCTTGAAGCGCTGCGCGCCGCCATGGTGCAGCGCGTCAGCGAGGCTGCAGCCCGCACGATGCTGACACCGGGGATCCATGCGTCTTACCTGAACGGTCTCACCGCGATGGAAAACGCCGGTGCGCAGCGCATCGCCGAAGGCACGGCCGCCAGCGCCGACGTTGACGGCCAATCGGCGTTGCTGGAGGTCACCGGCCAACGCTTCCTCGAGGAAGCCGCCCTGTCGCAGGAAGTCTTCGGCCCATCGGCGCTGCTGGTGACCGTCGAGGACGAGGCTGAACTGCTCGCCATTGCCCGCTCGCTCAAAGGCCAACTCAGCGCCGCCCTGCACCTCGAAACAACTGACTTGCCACTGGCCCGGCGCCTGTTGCCGGTGCTGGAGCGCAGAACCGGGCGCATCGTCGTCAACGCCTTCGCCCATCCGCAAGAGGTGACGCACGCCACTGTTCACGGCGGACCGTTTCCGGCGACCTCGGACAGTCGCTTCACCTCGGTGGGCATGACGTCGATCGAACGCTTCCTGCGGCCGGTGGCTTACCAGGGTTTTCCGGACGCGCTGTTGCCTGAGGCACTGCGTGATTTCAACCCGTTGGGGCTGCCTCGGCTGGTGGACGGGCAGTAG
- a CDS encoding isochorismatase family cysteine hydrolase produces MSNALYPLNRIAYLLVDPYNDFLSEGGKVFPLIKPIAEQVGLLDNLRTLDRTVRALDIPVVIVPHHRWEHGDYEGWDHPTPTQCKIMHMHHFARGEWGGEWHPDFAPKDGDIVVQEHWGSSGFANTDLDFRLKQKGVTHVIIVGLLANTCIEATARYASEMGYHVTLVRDATAAFRPEMMHAAHELNGPTFAHSIVTTDELVAALAGQE; encoded by the coding sequence ATGTCGAACGCCCTTTATCCGCTCAACAGGATCGCCTATCTGCTGGTCGATCCGTACAACGATTTCCTCTCGGAAGGCGGCAAGGTCTTTCCCCTGATCAAGCCGATCGCCGAGCAAGTCGGCCTGCTCGACAACCTGCGCACGCTCGACCGCACGGTTCGCGCCCTCGACATTCCGGTCGTCATCGTACCGCACCATCGCTGGGAACACGGCGACTACGAGGGCTGGGACCATCCAACGCCGACCCAGTGCAAGATCATGCACATGCACCACTTTGCTCGCGGGGAATGGGGCGGCGAATGGCATCCGGATTTTGCGCCAAAGGACGGTGACATCGTTGTGCAGGAGCATTGGGGTTCGAGCGGTTTCGCCAACACCGACCTGGATTTTCGCCTCAAGCAAAAAGGCGTCACCCACGTGATCATCGTCGGTCTGCTGGCCAACACCTGCATCGAAGCGACCGCCCGCTATGCATCGGAAATGGGTTACCACGTCACCCTGGTGCGCGATGCGACCGCCGCCTTCCGCCCGGAAATGATGCATGCCGCCCACGAGTTGAACGGCCCCACGTTTGCCCATTCGATTGTGACCACGGACGAACTCGTCGCCGCCCTCGCAGGGCAGGAATAA